The Bemisia tabaci chromosome 8, PGI_BMITA_v3 genome has a segment encoding these proteins:
- the LOC140225196 gene encoding uncharacterized protein isoform X1: MDQFHFIYACLLSVFILEILLSFFLYTFILQIDAKCFKVYETLVLEEETKVFDRVKRSDTISDNSVTQHVEFYNPNLKSELEEKEKTSYSSNSTTDNPWRWLNTYSRIPVVALEQYCRDTQNYCPPGPPGPQGPQGLPGQRGNEGPKGDKGDHGLQGEPGIRGPPGSPGEPGPRGPKGEMGSPGVAGLDGRDGVPGEPGLDGIPGRNGLDGIPGRDGLAGKDGNPGFNGTDGIPGDIGPPGPIGPPGPRGITGPRGKPGRPGTNGIPGTPGVNAWLSPVNGSNELLIPPAIVGSSPLLFSGPIIVHERDNVSLLCAATGTPRPTIQWRRLDKSTVDLGRWKDSAVNGNVIKIPMITRADMGVYQCIADNGIPPSANQTFTLEVYFQPMIKITKPLGVMNGSSLILECEVQAYPEPVRYWEKGDGKLISESSGKYRFLILEINKYTSLMQLNITKFNATDAGFYNCVAKNEVGIQSGSLSAFEIDPRLPTSSGGKVYGELAPQKVGLEDFCPQVEPCPQCPDVKESKCKESIYSIYNLLGHKELEIWNLGNNTYPKLTNRSLDCQVYAVGKPVFHRFTNSDFGSWMRDLNPKNEMSSEKYWVTKENDHNYLYEFSNKTYYTKDKTTKKYRLLNPFMGHEHIIHNGSFYYHERNNPRVIRLDLTTETFIAAKLPFLVINQSNYLYQRKDLFLDFSVDENGLWVVYGLPGPNNTAVLKMDPYSLDIEYAWNISLKHQKVGDTFIVCGVLYAVDSASDRNTNIRFSLDLYKSTLLEVSLPFTNPFRNTTMISYNHKSKELYTWDKGNQLTYPIRYHEIGYNISKEEKEPESNLVNRTDVEINTE, from the exons GAAACCCTCGTTCTCGAGGAAGAAACTAAAGTTTTTGACCGTGTCAAACGGAGTGATACTATTTCTGACAACTCAGTGACGCAGCATGTTGAATTTTATAACCCAAATTTGAAATCAGagttggaagaaaaagagaaaactagCTACTCTAGTAACTCAACAACAGATAATCCATGGCGATGGCTCAACACATATTCTCGAATTCCC gTTGTTGCTCTAGAACAGTATTGCAGAGATACACAAAACTACTGCCCTCCGGGACCACCTGGACCTCAAGGGCCGCAGGGACTTCCTGGTCAGCGAGGTAACGAAGGCCCAAAGGGTGATAAAGGCGATCATGGGCTTCAAGGAGAACCAGGTATCAGAGGTCCCCCTGGATCACCTGGAGAGCCGGGTCCTCGTGGACCTAAAGGAGAGATGGGAAGTCCAG GTGTTGCTGGACTTGATGGAAGGGATGGTGTACCTGGAGAACCAGGATTAGATGGTATCCCTGGTAGAAATGGTCTGGATGGGATACCTGGCCGTGATGGGCTAGCTGGTAAAGATGGAAATCCTGGATTCAACGGGACAGATG GCATACCTGGAGATATTGGACCACCAGGACCAATTGGGCCTCCAGGACCGAGAG GAATAACGGGTCCACGAGGGAAACCAGGAAGACCGGGTACTAATGGTATTCCTGGAACTCCAGGTGTCAACGCCTGGCTGTCACCAGTCAATGGAAGCAATGAGCTACTGATTCCTCCTGCCATAGTCG gtTCTAGTCCACTCTTGTTTTCTGGTCCTATCATTGTTCATGAGCGGGATAACGTAAGTCTTCTGTGTGCTGCTACTGGCACACCAAGGCCAACTATTCAGTGGCGCAGATTAGATAAATCAACCGTTGATCTCGGACGAtggaaag ACTCGGCTGTCAATGGTAATGTAATAAAAATTCCAATGATAACTAGGGCAGACATGGGTGTGTACCAATGCATAGCAGACAATGGGATCCCTCCTTCTGCTAATCAAACTTTTACGCTGGAGGTATACT tccaGCCTATGATAAAGATAACAAAACCCTTAGGTGTCATGAACGGTTCCTCTTTAATATTGGAGTGCGAAGTTCAGGCATACCCAGAACCCGTTCGATATTGGGAAAAGGGTGACGGGAAGTTGATCAGTGAAAGCAGTGGCAAATACCGGTTTCTCATTCTAGAAATCAACAAATATACT tcaCTGATGCAATTAAACATCACAAAATTCAACGCAACAGATGCGGGTTTCTACAATTGTGTCGCTAAAAATGAAGTTGGAATACAAAGTGGATCACTCTCAGCATTTG AAATTGATCCAAGACTTCCTACATCCAGCGGGGGAAAAGTTTATGGAGAACTAGCCCCTCAGAAGGTTGGTTTGGAGGACTTCTGTCCGCAGGTTGAGCCATGCCCGCAGTGTCCGGACGTGAAGGAATCCAAATGCAAAGAGAGCATCTACTCAATCTACAATCTTCTCGGACACAAAGAATTAGAAATCTGGAATCTAGGCAACAACACCTATCCAAAACTCACCAACAGATCACTAG aCTGTCAGGTTTATGCGGTGGGGAAACCAGTGTTTCATCGATTTACgaattcagattttggaagCTGGATGAGGGACCTGAATCCAAAGAACGAAATGAGTTCTGAAAAATACTGGGTCACCAAAGAGAATGATCATAATTATTTGTACGAATTTTCCAACAAAACTTACTACACTAAAGATAAAACAACTAAAAAGTACCGTTTACTGAATCCATTCATG gGGCACGAGCATATAATTCACAATGGATCATTCTATTACCATGAAAGAAACAATCCTCGGGTTATCAGGTTGGACTTAACAACAGAAACTTTCATCGCTGCAAAATTACCATTCTTAGTCATTAACCAATCAAATTACTTGTATCAGCGGAAAGATCTGTTTTTGGACTTCTCAGTCGATGAAAATGGTCTGTGGGTGGTTTATGGGCTGCCTGGCCCTAACAACACGGCTGTCCTGAAAATGGATCCATATTCCTTGGATATAGAGTATGCCTGGAATATCAGtcttaagcatcaaaaagtaggAGATACTTTCATCGTTTGTGGTGTATTATATGCTGTGGATAGCGCCTCTGACAGGAATACTAATATTAG GTTTTCATTAGACTTATACAAGAGCACTTTACTAGAAGTCAGTTTGCCTTTTACAAATCCATTTAGAAATACAACAATGATAAGTTATAATCACAAAAGTAAA GAGCTGTATACTTGGGATAAAGGTAATCAGCTGACATATCCAATTCGGTATCATGAAATAGGCTACAACATTTCGAAGGAAGAGAAAGAACCTGAATCCAACCTTGTGAACAGAACAGATGTCGAAATTAACACAGAGTAA
- the LOC109035461 gene encoding anoctamin-10 isoform X1 — protein MAYVRPSHAKNHDTSSSKQSTLPEHNRSTGFPPTQIVIQFAADIKPLTIKWVLQKIRGLRREGGAECLVRRHPFSENEAELFVHVAATCNLLLEVAEELEIRKRDKRGILRHFVVKELEEFLLYDGPVEDIFTSAEKQSIVRYELENIRALAEESYLPGYPHLKFYEGQSIISALLHWGLIVQVFPLHDEENVRKLGTQWYLAPFGHQPFNEIKLYFGESVALYFHFLGFYTTALVLPMVFGFYQLLLSPEMLAFFCVFNVLWATGFLEMWRRKCSELAYQWGTISLTSLDDEPRPNFQGQMAIDHITGRFQPQYPRWKTNAKGVEYPDSSLSRSEVSWQMYCVSFPLVILCMCGAFIVMLVSFWCEESVRYMNHSHPLAIYVPSTIYAALVYIMNKYYRTLANFLTEWENHRTQAQFDRHRVTKLVLFEFVNNFMSLFYVAFYMKDLELLRTQLATMLIIFQAINNVQESILPFAFRCYWLKFGNLVKFKRKQKLKRSVHEDYVNLLNPKGGDEGNEDLDIHINLDIPELEPEDSRIDQARRESSMDPYEGTYDDYLELFIQFGYVTLFAAVYPMAAFWAVVNNLFEIRSDAFKLCRIYQRPLSRRVKDIGAWQRAFEVLCTISVMTNCALLYISPSMSNWRSSLSSFEWCLVCIGLEHLLFAIRQVMSLVIPDKPQWVREALAKFNFQSRQALKNQRRSTSIKEQ, from the exons ATGGCCTACGTCCGTCCTTCACACGCCAAGAACCATGACACAAGCTCAAGCAAGCAGTCAACCCTTCCAGAACACAATCGCTCAACTGGATTTCCTCCGACTCAGATCGTCATTCAGTTTGCAGCCGACATAAAACCGTTGACCATCAAATGGGTTCTGCAGAAAATTCGAGGCTTGAGGAGGGAAGGAGGCGCTGAATGTTTAGTTCGTCGGCACCCCTTCTCTGAAAATGAG GCTGAGCTCTTCGTCCATGTTGCTGCAACTTGTAATCTCCTACTTGAAGTAGCCGAAGAATTGGAAATCAGAAAAAGAGATAAACGAGGTATTCTCAGGCACTTTGTGGTCAAAGAACTGGAGGAGTTTCTGCTGTATGATGGACCAGTTGAGGACATTTTTACCAGTGCTGAGAAACAAAGTATTGTCCGCTACGAACTTGAAAATATCAGAGCGCTTGCAGAGGAGTCCTATTTACCAGGGTATCCTCACTTAAAGTTTTATGAGGGACAGTCGAtca TCAGTGCTCTTCTTCATTGGGGACTTATCGTCCAAGTTTTTCCTCTTCATGATGAAGAAAATGTCCGAAAACTTGGAACACAGTGGTACCTCGCTCCGTTTGGTCATCAGCCATTCAATGAAATAAAGTTGTACTTTGGAGAATCTGTTGCTCTCTACTTTCACTTTTTAGGATTTTACACCACTGCACTTGTGCTACCGATGGTTTTTGGCTTTTACCAATTATTGCTATCTCCGGAGATGCTcgcatttttttgtgttttcaacgTCTTGTGGGCCACTGGATTTTTAGAG ATGTGGAGAAGGAAGTGTTCAGAATTGGCATACCAGTGGGGGACAATTAGTCTGACAAGTTTAGATGATGAACCTAGGCCCAATTTCCAGGGTCAAATGGCAATTGATCATATTACAGGCCGCTTTCAGCCTCAGTATCCGAGATGGAAAACCAATGCAAAG GGAGTAGAATATCCAGATTCCTCTCTATCTAGATCAGAGGTTTCCTGGCAG ATGTACTGCGTATCTTTTCCTCTGGTGATTCTTTGTATGTGTGGTGCATTCATTGTCATGCTAGTTTCATTTTGGTGTGAGGAATCGGTCCGTTACATGAATCATTCTCATCCATTAGCGATTTACGTTCCAAGTACGATTTATGCCGCTCTTGTCTATATCATGAACAAGTACTACAGAACTCTGGCGAATTTCCTGACTGAATGGG aaaaccaTCGCACGCAAGCACAGTTTGATCGGCACCGTGTTACCAAACTAGTCCTTTTTgaatttgtaaataattttatgtCTCTTTTTTATGTTGCATTTTATATGAAAGACTTGGAGCTCCTGCGAACg cAATTGGCAACTATGTTAATAATATTTCAAGCCATAAACAACGTACAAGAATCAATACTTCCATTTGCTTTTCGCTGTTATTGGTTGAAG TTTGGAAACCTCGTGAAATTTAAacggaaacaaaaattaaaaaggtcGGTGCATGAAGACTATGTAAATCTACTTAACCCAAAAGGAGGTGATGAGGGGAATGAAGATCTCGACATTCACATCAATTTGGACATTCCAGAGCTTGAACCCGAAGATAGCAGAATTGATCAGGCTCGCCGGGAGAGTTCAATGGACCCATATGAG GGAACGTACGATGACTACTTGGAACTGTTCATACAGTTTGGCTATGTTACACTGTTTGCTGCTGTTTATCCTATGGCAGCGTTTTGGGCTGTGGTGAACAATCTCTTTGAAATTAGATCTGATGCATTTAAGCTTTGCCGCATTTACCAAAGACCTTTATCAAGAAGGGTCAAGGATATAGGAGCTTGGCAA CGTGCATTTGAAGTCCTTTGTACCATTTCTGTGATGACTAACTGTGCCCTGTTGTATATTTCTCCGTCCATGTCCAATTGGAGGTCCAGTCTTAGTTCTTTCGAATGGTGTCTTGTCTGCATCGGACTAGAACATTTGCTGTTCGCAATCCGGCAAGTTATGAGTCTAGTCATTCCAGATAAGCCCCAGTGGGTTCGAGAAGCTCTCGCAAAGTTTAATTTCCAATCAAGACAAGCTCTCAAAAATCAG CGACGATCAACTTCTATTAAAGAGCAATGA
- the LOC109035459 gene encoding E3 ubiquitin-protein ligase RNF185: MTATSTGSASDTAGSSPKDYKEEEEEKEKDEKLFECNICLDTPKDAVVSMCGHLFCWPCLHQWLETRPTRQLCPVCKAAISKEKVIPLYGRGSGKQEDPRNKVPPRPPSQRAEPEPMGGFPGFGFGEGGFHLSFGIGAFPFGFFTSSFNFGDQRPAATVRGMPQYEEDQSLSRVFIWVAVVFMCWLIFA, translated from the exons ATGACAGCCACTAGCACAGGTTCTGCTAGCGATACAGCTGGCTCTTCCCCAAAAGATTacaaggaggaggaggaagaaaaagaaaaggatgaaaaattatttgagtgTAATATTTGTCTAGATACTCCTAAAGATGCAGTCGTCAGCATGTGTGGACATTTATTTTG CTGGCCTTGCTTACATCAGTGGTTGGAAACTAGGCCAACCAGACAACTTTGTCCTGTGTGTAAAGCTGCTATTAGTAAAGAGAAAGTCATTCCATTGTACGGAAGAGGTAGCGGAAAGCAAGAAGACCCTAG aaataaggTCCCTCCTCGACCACCCAGTCAGAGAGCTGAACCTGAACCCATGGGG GGCTTTCCGGGGTTTGGTTTCGGAGAAGGTGGATTTCATTTGTCATTTGGGATTGGTGCATTTCCTTTTGGGTTCTTCACATCATCGTTCAACTTCGGTGACCAGAGACCTGCGGCAA CTGTTCGAGGAATGCCGCAGTACGAAGAAGATCAATCTCTATCTCGAGTATTCATATGGGTCGCTGTTGTTTTCATGTGTTGGCTcatttttgcgtga
- the LOC109035461 gene encoding anoctamin-10 isoform X2: protein MAYVRPSHAKNHDTSSSKQSTLPEHNRSTGFPPTQIVIQFAADIKPLTIKWVLQKIRGLRREGGAECLVRRHPFSENEAELFVHVAATCNLLLEVAEELEIRKRDKRGILRHFVVKELEEFLLYDGPVEDIFTSAEKQSIVRYELENIRALAEESYLPGYPHLKFYEGQSIISALLHWGLIVQVFPLHDEENVRKLGTQWYLAPFGHQPFNEIKLYFGESVALYFHFLGFYTTALVLPMVFGFYQLLLSPEMLAFFCVFNVLWATGFLEMWRRKCSELAYQWGTISLTSLDDEPRPNFQGQMAIDHITGRFQPQYPRWKTNAKMYCVSFPLVILCMCGAFIVMLVSFWCEESVRYMNHSHPLAIYVPSTIYAALVYIMNKYYRTLANFLTEWENHRTQAQFDRHRVTKLVLFEFVNNFMSLFYVAFYMKDLELLRTQLATMLIIFQAINNVQESILPFAFRCYWLKFGNLVKFKRKQKLKRSVHEDYVNLLNPKGGDEGNEDLDIHINLDIPELEPEDSRIDQARRESSMDPYEGTYDDYLELFIQFGYVTLFAAVYPMAAFWAVVNNLFEIRSDAFKLCRIYQRPLSRRVKDIGAWQRAFEVLCTISVMTNCALLYISPSMSNWRSSLSSFEWCLVCIGLEHLLFAIRQVMSLVIPDKPQWVREALAKFNFQSRQALKNQRRSTSIKEQ, encoded by the exons ATGGCCTACGTCCGTCCTTCACACGCCAAGAACCATGACACAAGCTCAAGCAAGCAGTCAACCCTTCCAGAACACAATCGCTCAACTGGATTTCCTCCGACTCAGATCGTCATTCAGTTTGCAGCCGACATAAAACCGTTGACCATCAAATGGGTTCTGCAGAAAATTCGAGGCTTGAGGAGGGAAGGAGGCGCTGAATGTTTAGTTCGTCGGCACCCCTTCTCTGAAAATGAG GCTGAGCTCTTCGTCCATGTTGCTGCAACTTGTAATCTCCTACTTGAAGTAGCCGAAGAATTGGAAATCAGAAAAAGAGATAAACGAGGTATTCTCAGGCACTTTGTGGTCAAAGAACTGGAGGAGTTTCTGCTGTATGATGGACCAGTTGAGGACATTTTTACCAGTGCTGAGAAACAAAGTATTGTCCGCTACGAACTTGAAAATATCAGAGCGCTTGCAGAGGAGTCCTATTTACCAGGGTATCCTCACTTAAAGTTTTATGAGGGACAGTCGAtca TCAGTGCTCTTCTTCATTGGGGACTTATCGTCCAAGTTTTTCCTCTTCATGATGAAGAAAATGTCCGAAAACTTGGAACACAGTGGTACCTCGCTCCGTTTGGTCATCAGCCATTCAATGAAATAAAGTTGTACTTTGGAGAATCTGTTGCTCTCTACTTTCACTTTTTAGGATTTTACACCACTGCACTTGTGCTACCGATGGTTTTTGGCTTTTACCAATTATTGCTATCTCCGGAGATGCTcgcatttttttgtgttttcaacgTCTTGTGGGCCACTGGATTTTTAGAG ATGTGGAGAAGGAAGTGTTCAGAATTGGCATACCAGTGGGGGACAATTAGTCTGACAAGTTTAGATGATGAACCTAGGCCCAATTTCCAGGGTCAAATGGCAATTGATCATATTACAGGCCGCTTTCAGCCTCAGTATCCGAGATGGAAAACCAATGCAAAG ATGTACTGCGTATCTTTTCCTCTGGTGATTCTTTGTATGTGTGGTGCATTCATTGTCATGCTAGTTTCATTTTGGTGTGAGGAATCGGTCCGTTACATGAATCATTCTCATCCATTAGCGATTTACGTTCCAAGTACGATTTATGCCGCTCTTGTCTATATCATGAACAAGTACTACAGAACTCTGGCGAATTTCCTGACTGAATGGG aaaaccaTCGCACGCAAGCACAGTTTGATCGGCACCGTGTTACCAAACTAGTCCTTTTTgaatttgtaaataattttatgtCTCTTTTTTATGTTGCATTTTATATGAAAGACTTGGAGCTCCTGCGAACg cAATTGGCAACTATGTTAATAATATTTCAAGCCATAAACAACGTACAAGAATCAATACTTCCATTTGCTTTTCGCTGTTATTGGTTGAAG TTTGGAAACCTCGTGAAATTTAAacggaaacaaaaattaaaaaggtcGGTGCATGAAGACTATGTAAATCTACTTAACCCAAAAGGAGGTGATGAGGGGAATGAAGATCTCGACATTCACATCAATTTGGACATTCCAGAGCTTGAACCCGAAGATAGCAGAATTGATCAGGCTCGCCGGGAGAGTTCAATGGACCCATATGAG GGAACGTACGATGACTACTTGGAACTGTTCATACAGTTTGGCTATGTTACACTGTTTGCTGCTGTTTATCCTATGGCAGCGTTTTGGGCTGTGGTGAACAATCTCTTTGAAATTAGATCTGATGCATTTAAGCTTTGCCGCATTTACCAAAGACCTTTATCAAGAAGGGTCAAGGATATAGGAGCTTGGCAA CGTGCATTTGAAGTCCTTTGTACCATTTCTGTGATGACTAACTGTGCCCTGTTGTATATTTCTCCGTCCATGTCCAATTGGAGGTCCAGTCTTAGTTCTTTCGAATGGTGTCTTGTCTGCATCGGACTAGAACATTTGCTGTTCGCAATCCGGCAAGTTATGAGTCTAGTCATTCCAGATAAGCCCCAGTGGGTTCGAGAAGCTCTCGCAAAGTTTAATTTCCAATCAAGACAAGCTCTCAAAAATCAG CGACGATCAACTTCTATTAAAGAGCAATGA
- the LOC140225196 gene encoding uncharacterized protein isoform X2 — MGSPGVAGLDGRDGVPGEPGLDGIPGRNGLDGIPGRDGLAGKDGNPGFNGTDGIPGDIGPPGPIGPPGPRGITGPRGKPGRPGTNGIPGTPGVNAWLSPVNGSNELLIPPAIVGSSPLLFSGPIIVHERDNVSLLCAATGTPRPTIQWRRLDKSTVDLGRWKDSAVNGNVIKIPMITRADMGVYQCIADNGIPPSANQTFTLEVYFQPMIKITKPLGVMNGSSLILECEVQAYPEPVRYWEKGDGKLISESSGKYRFLILEINKYTSLMQLNITKFNATDAGFYNCVAKNEVGIQSGSLSAFEIDPRLPTSSGGKVYGELAPQKVGLEDFCPQVEPCPQCPDVKESKCKESIYSIYNLLGHKELEIWNLGNNTYPKLTNRSLDCQVYAVGKPVFHRFTNSDFGSWMRDLNPKNEMSSEKYWVTKENDHNYLYEFSNKTYYTKDKTTKKYRLLNPFMGHEHIIHNGSFYYHERNNPRVIRLDLTTETFIAAKLPFLVINQSNYLYQRKDLFLDFSVDENGLWVVYGLPGPNNTAVLKMDPYSLDIEYAWNISLKHQKVGDTFIVCGVLYAVDSASDRNTNIRFSLDLYKSTLLEVSLPFTNPFRNTTMISYNHKSKELYTWDKGNQLTYPIRYHEIGYNISKEEKEPESNLVNRTDVEINTE, encoded by the exons ATGGGAAGTCCAG GTGTTGCTGGACTTGATGGAAGGGATGGTGTACCTGGAGAACCAGGATTAGATGGTATCCCTGGTAGAAATGGTCTGGATGGGATACCTGGCCGTGATGGGCTAGCTGGTAAAGATGGAAATCCTGGATTCAACGGGACAGATG GCATACCTGGAGATATTGGACCACCAGGACCAATTGGGCCTCCAGGACCGAGAG GAATAACGGGTCCACGAGGGAAACCAGGAAGACCGGGTACTAATGGTATTCCTGGAACTCCAGGTGTCAACGCCTGGCTGTCACCAGTCAATGGAAGCAATGAGCTACTGATTCCTCCTGCCATAGTCG gtTCTAGTCCACTCTTGTTTTCTGGTCCTATCATTGTTCATGAGCGGGATAACGTAAGTCTTCTGTGTGCTGCTACTGGCACACCAAGGCCAACTATTCAGTGGCGCAGATTAGATAAATCAACCGTTGATCTCGGACGAtggaaag ACTCGGCTGTCAATGGTAATGTAATAAAAATTCCAATGATAACTAGGGCAGACATGGGTGTGTACCAATGCATAGCAGACAATGGGATCCCTCCTTCTGCTAATCAAACTTTTACGCTGGAGGTATACT tccaGCCTATGATAAAGATAACAAAACCCTTAGGTGTCATGAACGGTTCCTCTTTAATATTGGAGTGCGAAGTTCAGGCATACCCAGAACCCGTTCGATATTGGGAAAAGGGTGACGGGAAGTTGATCAGTGAAAGCAGTGGCAAATACCGGTTTCTCATTCTAGAAATCAACAAATATACT tcaCTGATGCAATTAAACATCACAAAATTCAACGCAACAGATGCGGGTTTCTACAATTGTGTCGCTAAAAATGAAGTTGGAATACAAAGTGGATCACTCTCAGCATTTG AAATTGATCCAAGACTTCCTACATCCAGCGGGGGAAAAGTTTATGGAGAACTAGCCCCTCAGAAGGTTGGTTTGGAGGACTTCTGTCCGCAGGTTGAGCCATGCCCGCAGTGTCCGGACGTGAAGGAATCCAAATGCAAAGAGAGCATCTACTCAATCTACAATCTTCTCGGACACAAAGAATTAGAAATCTGGAATCTAGGCAACAACACCTATCCAAAACTCACCAACAGATCACTAG aCTGTCAGGTTTATGCGGTGGGGAAACCAGTGTTTCATCGATTTACgaattcagattttggaagCTGGATGAGGGACCTGAATCCAAAGAACGAAATGAGTTCTGAAAAATACTGGGTCACCAAAGAGAATGATCATAATTATTTGTACGAATTTTCCAACAAAACTTACTACACTAAAGATAAAACAACTAAAAAGTACCGTTTACTGAATCCATTCATG gGGCACGAGCATATAATTCACAATGGATCATTCTATTACCATGAAAGAAACAATCCTCGGGTTATCAGGTTGGACTTAACAACAGAAACTTTCATCGCTGCAAAATTACCATTCTTAGTCATTAACCAATCAAATTACTTGTATCAGCGGAAAGATCTGTTTTTGGACTTCTCAGTCGATGAAAATGGTCTGTGGGTGGTTTATGGGCTGCCTGGCCCTAACAACACGGCTGTCCTGAAAATGGATCCATATTCCTTGGATATAGAGTATGCCTGGAATATCAGtcttaagcatcaaaaagtaggAGATACTTTCATCGTTTGTGGTGTATTATATGCTGTGGATAGCGCCTCTGACAGGAATACTAATATTAG GTTTTCATTAGACTTATACAAGAGCACTTTACTAGAAGTCAGTTTGCCTTTTACAAATCCATTTAGAAATACAACAATGATAAGTTATAATCACAAAAGTAAA GAGCTGTATACTTGGGATAAAGGTAATCAGCTGACATATCCAATTCGGTATCATGAAATAGGCTACAACATTTCGAAGGAAGAGAAAGAACCTGAATCCAACCTTGTGAACAGAACAGATGTCGAAATTAACACAGAGTAA